From a single Silene latifolia isolate original U9 population chromosome 6, ASM4854445v1, whole genome shotgun sequence genomic region:
- the LOC141586586 gene encoding chaperone protein dnaJ GFA2, mitochondrial-like: MYSRRAAQRLLQFRHVFRQSPQTCRSFCTVFNYISNNQRVPVRSRCPGILGQKVSDSRLRLGALHGKLGALRQIHGTSALSKDFYEILGVSRNATQPELKKAFYGLAKKHHPDMNKDDPDAEKKFQEINKAYEVLKDDQERQAYDQLGHDQYVRGKESGGGGSYQNGFSSWEDIFQKNPFNNMWDDLFPQRNGEDVKLALELSFMEAVQGCTKTVSFKTSLPCESCGGTGVPPGTKPETCRRCKGQGTMITQRGPMTIQTTCMSCRGTGKIYMVHCKSCNGNRVVQGSKSIRLDIIPGIANEETIKVSRSGGVDPDGYGPGDLYVIIRVREDPVFRREGSDIHVDAGLSITQAILGGSIQVPTLTGDVVLKVRPGTQPGQKVVLKKKGIKARGSASFGDQFVHFNVSVPTTLTPRQRELIEEFAKEEQGDCDKRAAAGASR; the protein is encoded by the exons ATGTACTCACGACGGGCTGCGCAACGATTGTTGCAGTTCCGTCATGTTTTCCGTCAGTCGCCACAG ACTTGTCGATCGTTCTGTACTGTTTTCAACTAT ATATCAAATAATCAGAGGGTTCCTGTGAGAAGTCGCTGTCCAGGGATTTTAGGCCAAAAAG TTTCTGACAGTCGGTTGCGGCTTGGTGCTCTACATGGAAAGTTAGGAGCTTTGAGACAAATTCATGGCACAT CTGCTCTGTCAAAAGATTTTTACGAGATCCTTGGTGTGAGCAGAAATGCAACTCAACCTGAGCTCAAGAAGGCTTTTTATGGG CTAGCAAAAAAACATCATCCGGATATGAATAAAGATGATCCTGATGCCGAGAAGAAATTCCAGGAGATAAATAAGGCATATGAG GTTTTGAAAGATGATCAAGAGCGTCAGGCATATGATCAG CTGGGTCATGATCAATATGTGCGTGGAAAAGAATCTGGTGGTGGTGGTTCGTATCAGAATGGTTTCAGTAGTTGGGAAGATATTTTTCAGAAAAACCCTTTCAACAAT ATGTGGGATGATTTGTTCCCACAGAGAAATGGCGAAGATGTCAAGTTGGCACTAGAATTATCATTCATGGAAGCTGTTCAGGGATGCACTAAAACAGTTTCATTCAAGACATCTTTGCCTTGTGAATCATGTG GTGGAACAGGGGTTCCTCCTGGAACCAAACCAGAGACGTGTAGACGGTGTAAGGGGCAAGGCACG ATGATTACGCAAAGAGGCCCAATGACCATACAGACCACTTGTATGAGCTGTCGTGGAACTGGGAAAATTTATATG GTACACTGCAAATCATGTAATGGTAATCGAGTGGTGCAGGGGTCCAAGTCCATTAGACTGGATATTATTCCTG GTATTGCTAATGAGGAAACCATCAAGGTATCCAGAAGCGGCGGAGTTGATCCTGATGGATATGGGCCAGGAGATCTGTATGTCATCATAAGAGTTAGGGAAGACCCAGTTTTTAGAAGGGAAGGCTCCGACATCCATGTTGATGCAGGTTTGAGCATTACACAG GCAATTTTAGGGGGTTCCATCCAGGTCCCAACTCTTACTGGGGATGTTGTGCTTAAG GTTCGCCCTGGGACCCAGCCTGGTCAAAAAGTCGTGCTGAAGAAGAAAG GAATTAAAGCAAGGGGCTCTGCTTCATTTGGTGATCAGTTTGTGCACTTTAACGTCAGCGTTCCAAC GACTTTGACACCGCGACAACGGGAACTGATAGAAGAATTTGCTAAAGAAGAGCAAGGAGACTGTGATAAGCGCGCTGCAGCTGGTGCATCTAGATAA